In the genome of Thalassophryne amazonica chromosome 6, fThaAma1.1, whole genome shotgun sequence, the window ATAATTATTGACTTTGTGTTTAACAATATGTGAATATATGTGACTACAGTGTATTGCACTGGTACGTAAATTGAATTAAAAGGTTGACACGAATATTCACTCCAAGGTTAATATAGAAAGAGCGCCTCTGTGgctttaactttgtttttttctaagCAGCAATAAATTGGCATAGTTTGGACTTGGAGGTAAGACTAAACTATTTGTTATTTCATTGCAGGTCCTGTACGATGACTCATCAGCACACAAACTGTTAAACTGAAAGTGGAGTATGGTAAAAAGTGTAATGGTAACCTATACCCTGTGGGCTCTTGGCGGTCTTTTGGGCCTTCACCACTTTTACCTAGGAAGAGATAGTCACGCTCTGTTATGGATGCTAACACTAGGAGGGTTTGGGTTTGGCTGGATCAGAGAGGTCATACGTATTCCAGTGTACGTTGATGAGGCCAATAAACAGGAAGCAGCAGAGAGAAAGTGGAAACGATCCCCAACCatggctcctccacctccaagccCTGTCAGATTTGCTGGGCAGGTGTGTGTTGGGATCTACTTCGGCACTGTGGCCCTGATAGGACTTAACACCCTCAGTTTCTTCTATCTAATTGTTCTGCCTTTGTTTGTGGGTGCGGGGGTACATCTGGTGTCAAACGTTGGTCATCAGACTTCAGATCTCCAAAAAACTCTCATTGCCTCTGTCATAACCTCTTCTATATTCTACGGCAGCAACCTGTCACCTCTGCCCATTAGCCTGGCAGCCAGTATCACTGCTGCACAACACCGGCGGTACAAACCTCCACATACCCATGGCAGCACACAACCTTTAGGTGAGATGCTCTTTCTACAACACCTAGTGGAACAATGTCACAATGTAATCACACTTACAAAACGTTTTTGGTCTGGTCAAAGAGCATGTGCTGGTACTGCACCTTTCCATATTTGTAATTATTACTGGGTCCCAAATGCCATACGATAGACCAGTATTTCCTATctcccaaaagtagccatttatctgTCACAGCCTTAGTCCTGGGCAAGACATTAAACTGCATCCAGGACTGCATGTGGTCCTCAATCTCTAGAGAATTCCTTATAGAGTTTGGGTGAGATTGACATTCCAACCACCCTTGCAGAGCTCAAAACTGCATCCATTAAAAGTCTATGAGAAATAAATCTTTCTGTCTTTTGCCCAGGTCCAAGGCTTTATAAGCTTAGTCTTGCTTGGTTGGCCTTCTCTGCTCCCCTGGGTTACTGTGTGTTCCACAACACCACAGCCACACTGTACTACCTGTCCGACTGCGTCGCAGCACTGCTGGATTTTTTCTGGTTTTTCCCTTGGCTCCGAACTACGCTAGAGTACATTCTTTTAATGCCTTACCGGATCCTGTGTGCCTTGACTGGAGGAGGGTACTACGAAGATGCTTGGAGGAAGATGCTGGAGATATTGCTCAAAGAatacacagagagagaaaaagaggcaCTACAGGTGAGCAAAAGGTGGATTTAACTTATCACATTTGTGacatcttaaaaaaaattaccgTATTGCAATGCAAAGTCTAATGTGGTAACACTGCCAACGTTGTGGATGTACAGAATATGATTTGCACCCATAATACAACATATTATCTGAGCAAAATTTAACAAATGACATGAACATATGTGCATTGTAGGTGTTGTCCCTGGAAGCAGAGGCCTCTCTTGAAGAGATAACTCACAGCTATAGGGAGCTGGCTAAGACGTGGCATCCAGACCACAATCCAAGCAAGGATGCAGAGACAATGTTTGTGAAGATAAATGAAGCTTATGACCTCCTCCTACGGCGCCATAAACCAAATCGCTTCAAATAGATGTTCTCTGTCCAAAAAAATCTGAATAAATAGTGAAGAAACATAATGATATCCAGTCCAGTTCAAAGGGATCGCTGTGCGGTTTCAATGAAAATGTGTGTCAGTCATAAGCTATGGCCTTCACAGTCACTAAATCTCAAACCCAGCTGACCACCAATGGGAGATTTTGGAATGAAATGTGAGACGTCTTTCCGCCACCATTATTAaaacagaaaatgaaagaatATCTTTTGAAAGAACAATGTTCCATCCCTCGAGTAGAGTTCCAGAACCTTATTAAACTAATGTCAATATGCACTGAAGCTGGTCTGGCAACACGTTTTGGCACAACTTCATACTAAAATGCTtcatgttggtttttattttattttgtcacttGTCTACTCTTGTATTTCCTGTTTTACACACACGAGTTGCCACCTTATAGGATAACAAGAgtttgctgccatctagtggctctgcagctgtaatccaacgATTTCCTAACTTCTGTTTGCTTACTGCGAAAAGCTTTACAACCACTGTTGTGCAAAAATTCAAGTGATCTGAATAAAACCTGAGATATGATTCCAAGATGGAAATGTAGACTTTTGTCAGTACTGATGTACACTGGTGTCCAAACGTTTGTGAACCCTTGAGCTGGTACACATCTGAATTTTGTAACGAcaccaaatttaaaaaatataattcAGGCTTACTTATTTTAAAACATCTAAAGTGAtgtcctttaaactcacagtgaaaactaataACTGCAACATACAGTAAgtaaaataaaaagataaaagtcAAAACAATGGAGAGTATAAtgtttaagaaatgcaaacagcgtggtgctgtatggtaaatctattTGGAGGAAACATTTCTCCAGAACTGAGTGACAGTGCAACAGGCACACTagtaaggaaagccaccaagatatcCTTGACAACTCAGTTGTTGAGAAGTGCCTCCTTCagtcagatttaccatacagcatCACACTGTTTCTTAAgagtaagtccttttggctgctcccttgtttgcactcggggttgccccagcaaatccaaggtggatctgcatgttgaattggcacaggttttacgccggatgcccttcctgacgcaactccacattacatggagaaatatggcaggggtgggatttgaacctggaaccttctgcactgaaaccaagcacattaaccacatgGCCACGACCCCTGCACATCTtccattatacgagggctgtcaataaagtataggtcctttttatttttttcaaaaactatatggatttcattcatgtttttacgtcagacatgcttgaaccctcgtgcgcatgcgtgagtttttccacgcctgtcggtgacgtcattcgcctgtgagcactccttgtgggaggagtcgtccagcccctcgtcggaattcctttgtctgagaagttgctgagagactggcgctttgtttgatcaaaattttttctaaacctgtgagacacatcgaagtggacacggttcgaaaaatgaagctggttttcagtgaaaattttaacagctgatgagagattttgaggtgattctgtcgctttaaggacttcccacggtgcgagacgtcgctcagcgctctcaggcggcgtcatcagcctgttcaagctgaaaacctccacatttcaggctctattgatccaggacgtcgtgagagaacagagaagtttcagaagaagtcggtttcagcattttatccggatattccactgttaaaggagatttttttaatgaaagacgtgcggacgggtccgcgcgtcgggacgcagccgacgcggtgcggcggcacaggaaaaacacctccgtgttgataaccatttgtaaaatccaggcggcttttgatggctttcagtggagtgagtatatgagaaattgtttaacagcaggacatgttccaacttgtccttaaggctttcaacagaggtgtttttcctgtggcggagcgtcgcggcggctgcgtcccgatgcgcggacccgtccgcacgtctttcattaaaaaaatctcctttaacagtggaatatccggataaaatgctgaaaccgacttcttctgaaacttctctgttctctcacgatgtcctggatcaatagagcctgaaatgtggaggttctcagcttgaacaggctgacgacggcggctgagagcgctgagcgacgtctcgcactgtgggaagtccttaaagcgacagaatcacctcaaaatctctcatcagccgttaaaattttcactgaaaaccagcttcatttttcgaaccgtgtccacttcgatgtgtctcacaggtttagaaaaaattttgatcaaacaaagcgccagtctctcagcaacttctcagacaaaggaattccgacgaggggctggacgactcctcccacaaggagtgctcacaggcgaatgacatcaccgacaggcgtggaaaaactcacgcatgcgcacgagggttcaagcatgtctgacgtaaaaacatatgaatgaaatccatatagtttttgaaaaaaataaaaaggacctatactttattgacagacctcgtatagccatctttctttagacaagtcaaagGATGGATATTTGAGCCTTTCCAAATCCCTGAAGATGTCATGGAGTTAATTTACATGAATTATCACCCTGTTTCTTAATAATTCATGTAAATGAACTCCATGACATCTTCAGGGACTTGGAAATGCTCAAGTATCCATCctttgacttgtctaaagaaaggtGGCTGTATAACGGATAATATAGTTGTGTTATACTTAAGGGTGTGTATACTTTTGCACTTTGCACGGCATtgttcttttatatttttattacggTCcaccaatgccaagccacattctgcacgttacaacagtgtggcttcgtagtagactggcctgcctgcagtccagacct includes:
- the dnajc22 gene encoding dnaJ homolog subfamily C member 22 produces the protein MVKSVMVTYTLWALGGLLGLHHFYLGRDSHALLWMLTLGGFGFGWIREVIRIPVYVDEANKQEAAERKWKRSPTMAPPPPSPVRFAGQVCVGIYFGTVALIGLNTLSFFYLIVLPLFVGAGVHLVSNVGHQTSDLQKTLIASVITSSIFYGSNLSPLPISLAASITAAQHRRYKPPHTHGSTQPLGPRLYKLSLAWLAFSAPLGYCVFHNTTATLYYLSDCVAALLDFFWFFPWLRTTLEYILLMPYRILCALTGGGYYEDAWRKMLEILLKEYTEREKEALQVLSLEAEASLEEITHSYRELAKTWHPDHNPSKDAETMFVKINEAYDLLLRRHKPNRFK